A genomic stretch from Serratia entomophila includes:
- a CDS encoding CMD domain-containing protein, with product MELLRRQHNAQWYHETQSSVRGDAPLEPQAATIRDRFLLGLGAFADEALNTALTARAGVFSASLAGYHALFPDQVALSRFVTLSPYDRLSTALTVAQVTGVQSLCSHYAARLAPLHSPDASRESNIRLAQITQYARQLASQPTLICTRALQQLSDVGLSPADIVTFSQIIGFVSYQARVVAGVAALAGRPTGVVPGFPNIEDAEGVAFTDQELAWLSRLPEINQDDASAEQLDVLDQSHPQARVEPYYLLLAHDAAALRERNGVFNSINADGYGLSARLKALATLAVSRINGSRYCAATVAQDIQNAGLTNALFTSVAQGVEKADNPVSQAVIRVAADLTRAPEKFTPQSVRPLFNSGLNQAQALDVILTGALYAWENRLRQTLGDAPLAAEAG from the coding sequence ATGGAACTACTTCGTCGACAACATAACGCCCAGTGGTATCACGAAACGCAAAGCAGCGTGCGCGGCGACGCGCCGCTGGAGCCACAGGCGGCCACCATCCGCGACCGTTTTCTGTTGGGGCTGGGCGCCTTTGCCGACGAAGCGCTGAACACTGCGCTGACCGCCCGCGCCGGGGTTTTCAGCGCCTCGCTCGCCGGTTATCACGCGCTGTTCCCGGATCAGGTCGCTTTGTCGCGGTTCGTTACGCTGTCACCTTATGATCGCCTCAGCACCGCACTGACCGTCGCGCAGGTGACCGGCGTGCAGTCTCTTTGTAGCCACTATGCCGCCCGCCTCGCCCCGCTGCATAGCCCTGACGCCTCCAGAGAAAGCAATATCCGCCTCGCCCAAATCACCCAATACGCTCGCCAGCTTGCCAGCCAGCCCACGCTGATCTGCACGCGGGCGCTGCAACAGCTCAGCGACGTCGGCCTGAGCCCGGCGGACATCGTCACCTTCTCGCAGATTATCGGTTTTGTCAGCTATCAGGCGCGGGTGGTGGCCGGCGTAGCCGCTCTGGCTGGGCGGCCGACCGGCGTCGTGCCCGGCTTCCCGAATATCGAAGACGCTGAAGGCGTCGCTTTTACCGATCAAGAGCTGGCGTGGCTGTCACGGCTGCCGGAGATTAACCAGGATGACGCCAGCGCCGAACAGCTTGACGTGCTGGATCAGAGCCACCCGCAGGCCCGGGTGGAACCCTACTACCTGCTGCTGGCGCATGATGCGGCTGCGCTGCGCGAGCGCAATGGCGTATTCAACAGCATTAACGCCGACGGCTATGGGCTTTCCGCCCGGTTGAAAGCGCTGGCGACGCTGGCGGTTTCACGCATCAACGGCAGCCGTTACTGCGCCGCCACGGTAGCGCAGGACATTCAGAATGCGGGGTTGACGAACGCGCTGTTCACCAGCGTTGCGCAAGGGGTGGAAAAAGCGGATAACCCGGTCAGCCAGGCGGTGATCCGCGTGGCCGCCGACCTGACGCGCGCACCGGAGAAATTCACCCCGCAGAGCGTGCGGCCGCTGTTTAACAGCGGGCTGAATCAGGCGCAGGCGCTGGATGTGATCTTGACCGGCGCGCTTTATGCCTGGGAAAACCGGCTGCGGCAAACGCTGGGCGACGCCCCTTTGGCGGCCGAAGCCGGCTGA